CTGCCTGTCCTGAACGACAGTAACAGCCCCGGCCTTCTTCATCTTCAACATACCATTTGCACCATCGATGCCCATTCCGGAAAGGATTATCCCGACAGCTTTGTCTCCGATAGATGCGGCGACCGAATCCAGCAATACGTCCACCGATGGTCTGGCTCCGGATACTTCTGGAAACTCACTGTCCAGGGATATTTTCACCGCGCCACCGAGTTTACGTATCCGCATATGATTCTCCCCGGGAGCGATATAGATGAATCCGGGTTTTGCTGTTTCCCCGTCCACTGCTTCCTTTACAGTCAAAGCACATTTTTGATCGAGAGTCCTGGCAAAATAGCTCGTAAAGAATCCGGGCATATGTTGAACGATCAAGATCGGCCATGGAAACCAGGCCGGGATCTGGGGAAGTATCATTGAAAGCGCCCTGGGACCTCCGGCGGAGCAACCGATCACTACAGCTTCAAAACATTTCTTCTGCTCGATTGTAAAAAAACTGTTGTCGTCGAGCTTGCTTGCAATTGCATCGAAATCTTTCCGGTCCGGCCTGAAGAATATACTTTCTTCCTCCACACTCGTTGCTGAAACCTCTTCCTTATCCTTACTTGCACTGACAGCTGCCCTTATCATCTTTTCGAGATCATCCCTCATCTTGAGCATGTCGTCGGGACGGCCGCTTGCCGGCTTGGAAATGAAACCGAAAGCTCCCTCTTCCAGAGCCTCTATCGTAGCAAAAGCTCCTGGCTGGGTATACGAACTGACCATGATCACCGGGATCGATGAAATCGACCTGATCTTTTTCAGCGCCTGCAATCCATCGAGAATAGGCATCTTTAGATCCAGGGTGATAATATCCGGGTTATACATGGTTACGTAGCGCACAGCCTCCTCACCGTTAGTCACCTTATGGACCTTATCCACCTCGGGCATCGATGAGATCAACCTGACTATCATGGCAAGAACATGTTTAGAATCGTCGGCGCACAATACTGTGATCCCCATAAGTTCTCCTGATCTG
This DNA window, taken from Candidatus Latescibacterota bacterium, encodes the following:
- the cheB gene encoding chemotaxis-specific protein-glutamate methyltransferase CheB, yielding MGITVLCADDSKHVLAMIVRLISSMPEVDKVHKVTNGEEAVRYVTMYNPDIITLDLKMPILDGLQALKKIRSISSIPVIMVSSYTQPGAFATIEALEEGAFGFISKPASGRPDDMLKMRDDLEKMIRAAVSASKDKEEVSATSVEEESIFFRPDRKDFDAIASKLDDNSFFTIEQKKCFEAVVIGCSAGGPRALSMILPQIPAWFPWPILIVQHMPGFFTSYFARTLDQKCALTVKEAVDGETAKPGFIYIAPGENHMRIRKLGGAVKISLDSEFPEVSGARPSVDVLLDSVAASIGDKAVGIILSGMGIDGANGMLKMKKAGAVTVVQDRQSSLIYGMAGTALKLGAVGHVVNLDDLPLFLLYSPIARKTHIGEV